CCCCGCCTCAAAGAGTAAGAATCGCATGAAGATGCAGTTGGTGAAGAGATGATCGCAGCTTTCCAAGGCAAAAGCACAGTAAATACAGTGATCGTCTATCTGCATCCCACGACTAAGCAGTCTGTCAGCAGTAGATAGTTTCTTACGGAGTAAGATCATATTGATTTGATgatattttgttctttattaatatttttttaattatattgatattttattatttattaatttaattttagtagTATTTATCCGCCGCAAAGCGCGGGTCACTTCACTAGTTTAATATTAtacatcttttgaattttgaaaatagaaaatatataaataaggaTAAAAACGGTGAATTATTCGCCGCTtgctttttaatttcaaatttggcaCACCCGACCCAAGCTTTCAAATTTGCACACCGGAATGCCCTGAAGAACGACCGGAGCTTGAGCAGCTTGCTGAGTTGATATGCAACATTGATCTCTCGACTAGCTCATTTGGCGATGGAATAACTCCGGAAGATTTACAGCGCGAAGCGCATATGATTTCATGATTTATGATGGAACTAACAATTGCTTAATCCCATTCATGCGGAAATTAAAGATACCACTCAAAGTCAGATTATTCATATAGCTCGCTGCAAGAAACAAAGTGCTGACGGCCGACAGTCTAGCTGAACGTGATTGACATGGCCTCTCAATCTGCACGTTATGCAATTCTAATGCTGAAACCCTCGAGCATCTTTTGTTATTTTACGCTAAATCCATGTGGAATTGGTTGCTGCACCGTACTCCAACCGCACATCAACAGATGTCCAACTCCTCTGGAGGGACAGTAGCTCGATGGTGTCGATTAAGGATAACGGTGACAAGGGGAACAAAAAAGACTTTCGATCTCTGCTTTGCAACGGGGTGTTGGGAGTTATGGAAGTAACGGAATAGGAGAATATTCAACAATCGGTTAGACCAAAGGGAAAATCTAGGAAGAAGAATTCTTAGCACCGTCGACTAATGGATCTCGGCGTTAGGAAGCTAAGATTGATTTCAGCTTTCTAGACCTTCGTCACACTTTTGGGCAATTTTAGGTTCTAAAGGGTAGAACTTTGATAGGGATAGATTTCTGTTCGTTGATCCGAAAGATCTGTTGTAGGTAAATTGTTTTTGTACTTTGCTTTAAAATAGGGTCTAccctatttaataaaaaaaatatttcaaatttgaatttagaatttgaattgattttcaaatttgaattcaaattttttaatttgaactcaaaatctaagtttgaaattagaatttttatcaaaaatccaAACTCAGTTCAAAatatatgaattcaaattttgaattcaaatttaaaattgagataaatttaaatttaacattttaattaatcaaaatttaaacttgcatttaaaatttaattcagaatttgaatttgaatttcaaattcaatttcgagtccaaaatcctaatttgaatatgaaattcgaactcaaatcaaattttagttttgagatttgaattgaaattttgaatttgaatttaaaattgaattcaaaatctaaatttctaagttaaaattttaattcaaaattaaatttgaaattcaaatttcagatatgaagttaaatttaattttaaattcaaaatgtaatttaatattaaatttgaatttaaatttttcataatatttaaattttagttgaaaatataaatataaatttgaattaaattcatatttgaaatttaaataaatatgagTTCAATggtattttttgaataatataaatttcactatcaaaattaacaaaatttataaaacgaactaagtacaaaaaatatatatataataatctatTCCTACATTGTTGCACAAAACATAACAAAATAATTTAGCATTTAGTAATATTCTAATTTAGAAAAGTTAGATTTTTGATTATTcaacatctatatctatatctatactatatataaaagtatataagaatTTCGACAGATGgaatccaaaaaggaataaacaaatattttagtttgttaaaaaatattcaaataaaaatgaatgattatgattaatatgttaaaaaatagcattcttatctATCAATATGTCAAATCTTACGAAtggttataattaatttgttaaaatatatttcaaataaaaattatttgttgtgatcaatctattaaaagaaAGTATTCCTATCAAtagattttacattaaaattaaaaatatgagtttaaatcatgaattgaatttaattttggatatcaaatttgtattaacaattaaaaaattttaattatagtggatcaaaattaaattttaaaaaattaaatttataaattttcgatatcaaatttgaattaacaattaaaatatttaattacaatgaactaaaattaaatttcaaagtaaatgtgaattaaattttgacgcttttagtttaaataataaacaaaaattttaaatttatcaagaattcaaaaaatatataaaaatattcaatgtatatattgaaaaaattatctaataaaatataatatattcatttataaaatataatttttattataaatttttgaataaatatgatgtaaaaatttatatttacaataaattaaaataattttaaatgcaTTTGCATGTACATTTAGCTAGTAACTAGAAATCTACATTAGCTTGAACCAAATAGAGCcttaaaattacttttattattattattttaggaaaaattttatatagtgTGGTTTAGCgcatttttattttgacattctataattgaaaatacatactttattatttgtatttttatttttatattattataaagatCTTTCATTGACTTGAATTATGAATTAATATACCTTACAAAACACAGCatagtaaaacaaaaaattacaagcaattaatatactaaaatttaccatcttataattaataaaatatagtaattttatatcatgtagtttgtaagttattttattttatcatcttATTTAAACAACgtctctaaaataaaataaaaatactataaaaaataatatttttttaaaaaattatgcagTTTTAAATGAAAAGGTGCGCTAAACGACAatgtgttatttattttatttttgttttagtaAGTTGAGGTGTATATAATTCTGGATCCTACCGAGCACTGTTTGTGCTAAAATTTGAACTGGGTTCTAATTTCGGCGTGACCACCCAATGCGCATttatagggtttttttttttttcagggaaaacttcaaaaaaacccgtgatttcttacttttttattttagtaccgtatggtttaaaatgtatcaagttagtaccccgtggttttgcactttctcactttagtaccatgtgatttaaagtgtatcaagttagtactctgtggttttatttttgtatcaagttagtaccctgtggttttatttttgcatcaagttagtacccttgatacactttaaatcaggtactaaagtgaaaaagtgcaaaactacaggtactaacttgatacactttaaaccacatggtactaaagtgagaaagagtgaaaccacaaggggggtatttgaagtttttgttttttttttgatcaaaNtcaagttagtaccctgtggtttaaagtgcatcaaattagtactttgtggtttcatttttgtatcaaggtagtaccctgtgatttcttttttttttattatccatgttcggaattttttttttcgttaaattagtaacaaagttaaaactaaagggtactaaaatccatattcgataaatctaagtagtatatctaaagttttttttgtatacaatttaacgaaatattaaaccacatggtatttaagtgagaaagtacgaaaccatagggtactaacttgatacactttaaaccacagagtactaaagtgagaaattgcaaaaccacagggtactaacttgatacattttaaactacatattactaaagtgaaaaagtgtgaaatcacaaggggtatttgaagttttcccccaaaaaaatttataaatagctctataaattttagaattataattttaactttatccctgCCATGTAAGTACCATGTCAGCATCACGCGAGCAGGATGGGGACTGAGTGGTAAGTTGAacgcggtgaatcattcactatgTCCAAACACAGTAAACACTAGATACGAAGAATCACGGTGAATAAATTACTGTATTCAACTTATTCTCCGTACTCCACCCTGCTCGTGTGGCGAAGATATGACcaaaattacaattataaaattagtcggctatttatgaaaataatttttatgacggggctaaatgcaaaaagcCCGCATTTATATGTCCGAATCCAACGTATGAAAATTCCGCTTGCCACGTGTCACGTCATCCGctccgttaattttttttgttttttgttttgggtCAAAAATTCGGACCACGCACTGAAACCCCCACCGCACTCCCGTGGCCACTCCTttttctcctccccctcctcctcctcctcctcctcctcctcggcgtcttcttcttcctcctcctcctcctctccccctccaaaccctaaccctacaaGAGCACCGCAGNtaaaaaaaaaaaaaaaaaaaaaaacttcaaatacccccccagtggttttgcacttttttactttaatatcttatggtttaaaatgtatcaagttagtaccctgtggtttcgcattttcttactttagtaccctgtggtttaaagagcatcaaattagtactttgtggtttcattattgtatcaagttagtaccctgtggtttcattttttttttattatccatttcggaatttttttttcgttaaattagtaacaaagttaaaactaaagggtactaaaatcaatattcgataaatctaggtaggaTATCTAAAGGTTTTTTTGTAtacaatttaacgaaatattaaaccacatggtatttaagtgagaaagcgcgaaaccacagggtactaacttgatacactttaaaccacagagtactaaagtgagaaattgcgaaaccacagggtactaacttgatacattttaaactacagattactaaagtgaaaaagtgtgaaatcacaaggggtatttgaagttttccccaaacaaaatttataaatagctccataaattttagaattataattttaactcTATCCCTGTCACGTAAGTACCATGCCAGCATCACGCGAGCAGGATGGGGACTGAGTGGTAAGTTAACGCGGTGAATTATTCACTGTGTCCAAACACGGTAAACACTAGATACGAAGAATCACGGTGAATGAATTACTGTATTCAATTTATTCTCCGTACTCCACCCTTGCTCGTGTGGCGAAGATATGACcaaaattacaataataaattagtgggctatttatgaaaataatttttatgacggggctaaatgcaaaaaagccCGCATTTATATGTCCGAATCCAACGTATGAAGATTCCGCTTGCCACGTGTCACGTCATCCGctccgttaattttttttgttttttgttttgggtCAAAAAATCGGACCACGCACTGAAACTCCCACCGCACTCCCGTGGCCActcctttttctcctccctctcctcctcctcctcctcctcctcggcgtcttcttcttcctcctcctcctcctctccccctccaaaccctaaccctacaaGAGCACCGCAGGCACCGCTCGAACTCTCCCACGTAGATCCCTGCTCGATCCATTCTGGGGTTCCGCTCCGCGATCTCGCTTTCCGATTCTCGTCCGCGCCGATCGATCCCTCAGATCGATTTGTGCTTCTGGGGCACTGCGAGGGAGTGGATATTTGGGGGATCGGAGGTTGTGGAAGGGTTTGAGGGAGATCAAATGCCCGAGGAGGATCTGGTGGAGCTCAAATTCCGGCTGTATGATGGGTCGGACATTGGGCCGTTTCGGTATTCGTCTTCCTCGACCGTTGGTATGCTTAAAGAGAGGATCATCTCCGAGTGGCCGAAAGGTGGGAGTTTTGATTCATCGCAGTGCTTAGATCTTCGACTCAGTACGTTTTCTTTTGGTGATACTATGTACGATTATTGCGTACATAGAAGCAATTAGCCTTTGGCGGAAGAAGCAAAAGTAGTAGTTTGATTAGTTTCTTTTTCTGTGGTCGATCACATCACAGCTTCTGTGATGTATTGAACCCCTGTTGTTATTTGATCTTGCTTATGTTTCACCTAAAGAAGGGTTTGAACATCATGGTAGCTGCGTTTGGTTATTTTCATTGTTTGTTTTTGGGTCTCGATCATCTTAATGATCGTATGCGCTCAAATTGGGAATTATAAACGTCCCATAGCTTACATGACCTCCTTGTGTGTGTTCTTATATGAGCTTTTTGCTGGACGAGTACACTTGGTAACTAGTTGAGCGTTTGGGCCTGTGGAATAAAAAGGCCCGTAGATTTTCCCATATTTAGAATAGAAACACTTCAATTTTTTATGCCATCCATCGTTTCCGAAGTCATCTTAATTCAAATCCAGTTTCAAAGTCAAAGCTTACTGCCCGAGCAGTGAACGTAGTGAATTCACTTAAGTAGAAGGCAAAGCTGAATTGGGCAGTGTTAGTTCTTTTCTTGAGACCATTGTACAACTTTCTACTTTTAATGTAGCTTCATTGAGGCAACTTCAGCTTGAGAAATTCAAAAGATGTACTTATCAAGTAGTGTTAACTTGAATATCCCCAAATTGGTTTCAACTAGTCGGCTAAGTAGTACATTAATCATTCTCGTACGAGGGTACATTTATACGTTGGATTGCGAGTCTATAGTTTGTGTTACTTATGCTAATTTGGTTAGATTATGTGGTGATATCATATCAAGCCTCAGAGCTTGCTTGACAAAAGTATTAATTTGATTGGCTCGTTAATTCagcaaaaatagaaatttgGAAGGATGTGCGGTGAGTGGAGAAACAGCAGTTCGGAATAAATTTGTTATGAAAACAAAGGGATATACATAAATGTAAAAATGTACAAACCTCACCTCTGTATGGGTGTTACAAGGATAAGTAATGTTGTACCTAGTTCAATATGTGTGCTGGAGCTGCAAAGTAAATTACGTCTGTGTACATTGAGCAGCGTAGTCCTTAGTGCCCTTGGAGAGACGATAAGATGCAGATGGGAGTGCTTATTATGCTAATAATTATGCAGTGTTTCttttattctattaaattttttgatggGTGGTACTAGAGGAAAAATATCGAGTCCTTGCATTGACACAGATTATGAACTTTTGCTGGTTATATTGGAATTCAACTGCATTCAGGCTTATGATTAAGAagttttttatttcctttcaaTCAACGAGGGGCAAGAAATAATACTTGATCTTGAAACCACTTACATTTTAGGCCCAGAGCCTCAGACTCAGGCTTATGATTAAGAaatgttttgttttctttcaatGTAGAAGGGACAAGAAATAATACTTGAAACCACTATTACATTTTAGGCTCTGAGCTCATATGATAAAGCCTGGTTATTCAGTATAAGCTTTTCttattaactatttattattctCTGCTGCTGACTTTGAAAGCACTTATTCTCAGTCTCTCCCAGGCTGGTACTTGatgcttttttatatatatcttaagaAGTACTTATATCATTCTGCTCTACTAGtaattctgttttttttttaaatattagtgtTGGCTATTGCTCTTTATGACATTTTTTATGTCCATTTGTGGTTTCTATAGATAAGAAGATCATCCCAAAGGTGGCTAACGATGTGAAACTGATAAATGCGGGAAAAATTTTAGAGAACAACAAAACTATTGCACAGTGTAAGCCGACATTTGGTGAGCTTCCTGCTGGTGTTATCACCATGCATGTTGTTGTGCAGCCGTCAGTGACTAAGACCAAATCAGGTAATCTCTGTAAATGTCTCTGTAAGTATAGATTTTTCAATTTCTTGTTGATTTCTTTTTCGAGAAATTTGTTGAAGGAGCTCTAGGATTTCTGTTTCTGATTCGTTTACAAGAACAATTTATAGATTACTGAAAGGAAAAAGAATCAAATACATTCTAGATAGAGATTCTTTGGCTTCAAAATATATCTAGCCAATCTAATCCCCTTGTACTTTGTAGTTAGTATGATTCCTGACATTTGTCATTAATTTGTAAAGATTTCTTTTCCATCCATTGTTTGCTTCAGTACATTTTATctaaaaaagtttgatttttgttctATACTGTCCTcctgaaattttattttggttatGTCGTTGTTCTAAGTGGTTAGACTACTATTATAGGAAGGCGTTCCCTTTGCATTTATTGGATCCTCTAGTACTCTCGATTAGGCGAACATACTGGAAAACTTTTATGGaatataaaaagtttttaaTAATGACCTGCACTTTTGGTTGTCAAAGAGCAACTTTGAAATATGTGAAACTTCTAGCAATCTCGTACATTAATAGAGATGCTTAGGTTGGCATTTATAGCATTTTGGTTATGAACGGGTTGCAATATATAAGAAAGTTCGGCGCTAAAgtgtttaattcaaaattatcagGGCAGAATTGCAGTATTGGGATTATTCCTGGGCTATGCATAAATTTACTCTTCAAAAGATAGGTGAAACTTCTCATTTTAATCATTAACAGCTACATGTTCTTTACAGAAAAGAAGATAGATGAGTTGCCTAAGAAAACGCCCTGTTCTTGCTCAATATTGTGAATCCCGCAGCCTCATGTCATTGCTTGCCATCAAAGCATATTACCCTCTTCGCAACTGGTTATGCGAGGAATGGAGAAAAGTTCACAATTGCATTTTGATTAGCTCATTTGTTCAAGGACGAAGGGCATGTACCTGTTGTTGCTTGAGTTAGAGGTATGCCTCTACAGTTTGTGCTTAGTCTCATTGAGATAGGAAGAGCTCCAAATTATATGCTTGCAGGCTATCTATATAGGTATATTTATGTAATACTTCTCTTAGTCTACTTTGTTCAGACGGGTtcatacttttctttttctcttataATTTCATAATCTGTACGATCTAGTAATCTACAGTAATTACATGCTTTGAGGGGTGCGAGTGGATTTCCCTCTTGTGTGTTGTTCTTTTGATCATTTAATATACTCAAAATGTTGCCTCCAGATATTTCTAGTAGCATAATGTGTGTGtgtcttttcatttcttttagtTTCATTTTTTAGGTGGCCTTGTGGTTTTAGATTCTGCCATTGCTTGAATGTGGTTGGTTGGGTTACGTGATTTAAACAGAAATAAGCAAATAATATATGTGCACCTATAGGGTTAACTGTTGCTAGTTATATAATGTATACAAGTTTTAGGGGCAACCTGCTTAGTTGAATCGTTGCATGCAAGAGAACTGCACTGCTCTTGCTCAAATCAGGTATTTTGATATGGTGGAGAACGACTTTGATTTCTACCAGTGTCATAGTATTATCAATAGGGGGTTACTACTTAGGTACTTTTCTTTCATGAATAAAGGTTAAATTTGAAATCCATGAATCAGTGACCTATATTATAGCAGACATTGtatgttgttttctttttttttttcttatttggaaTGCACAGGGGAGGCTAATAAAGCAACAATTTAGTGACCAGTTCTCAgttattgtttctttttttaatgataATATTTCTATTTTGTCTGTTGAACACTTCTTAGGATCTCTATTTTGAGGGTTTTTCTGTATACCATTTGGTAGGGAAATTCCTACTAGTTTTGTGTTTTGCAACTTTCTCGTTTTCTTTTTGCACTTTTTAACTAAAACATCTGTGTACATACCAGGATGCTCTTCACTGGAACCAAACTGTATAGATTCATCACAAAAAAGATTATCGTGTGATGCGAAATGGACATAGGGATGGaccttttttttaacaaaaaaaccTCTTTTATTTAtcacagaagaaaaaaaaaatgatgagagAAACAAAATTATGCCAGCTGCCCCATTGGGATTTATTATAAGTTTATAATTTCGGCCAGTTTGTACACTATAATcaacaatttatatataatctacataaaataaaaaggaaaggtTGTAATTATgctcaaaaatataaaaagaaaggcTGAAGATAAGCAAATGATTGGTCTATGGTTGCTTACGAGAGAATGGAGGATGGTTAGGAACCATGACCTGGGTTCTATTAATGAAAGGGTAGGTGGTTATGGAGATGGTTGGGGCGGGCTTGGGATAAGAGGAGGGATTAATGGAGGAAATGGGAAAGGAAAtgccggcggaggaggaggaggaggtggtggtggtggtggtgtaaACCATGAACTAATTGGAGGAAGGGGTGGGAAAGGGAAGGGAAATGAacgtggcggcggcggtggaggtggGAAGAGAGATGGAAACGGAGGTAACGGaggaaagggaaaaggaaaggaaggtGGCGGCGGCTTCGGAGATGGTGACCAAGGagggaaagggaaaggaaaaggaaaaactggtggtggtgggggtgtGAAGAATGGTATAGGAGGGAAGGGGAAAGGCAAAGCCCGCGGCGGCGGAGTGAAGAATGGTATAGGAGGGAGGGGGAAGGGGAAAGATGGTGGTGGTGTAAAGAAAGGAAGTGGTGGGAGAGAAGG
The nucleotide sequence above comes from Ananas comosus cultivar F153 linkage group 17, ASM154086v1, whole genome shotgun sequence. Encoded proteins:
- the LOC109723163 gene encoding membrane-anchored ubiquitin-fold protein 4-like isoform X2, with product MPEEDLVELKFRLYDGSDIGPFRYSSSSTVGMLKERIISEWPKDKKIIPKVANDVKLINAGKILENNKTIAQCKPTFGELPAGVITMHVVVQPSVTKTKSEKKIDELPKKTPCSCSIL
- the LOC109723163 gene encoding membrane-anchored ubiquitin-fold protein 3-like isoform X1; amino-acid sequence: MPEEDLVELKFRLYDGSDIGPFRYSSSSTVGMLKERIISEWPKGGSFDSSQCLDLRLNKKIIPKVANDVKLINAGKILENNKTIAQCKPTFGELPAGVITMHVVVQPSVTKTKSEKKIDELPKKTPCSCSIL